From a region of the Sagittula sp. P11 genome:
- a CDS encoding sll0787 family AIR synthase-like protein — MTETLADMAEALRAHPAIRSKLGIAQAAGMLGLTASAPGRPGDDAAMIETVEGFDLFAGEGFIPAFVQADPWFAGWCGVMVNLSDIAAMGGRATALIDQVWAPNADLAAPLMKGLRDAATAYGVPLVGGHTNFAAAELNLAVSVLGKARAPVTSFDALPGDVLLAAIDHRGRYVNFDNFCAALDAPHDRLRGDLALLPSLAEAGLLRAGKDISQGGIAGTALMLCESSGVGAVLDLDSILPPADVSLLRWLHSFPSFGFLLSVAPEHAAEVCLAFRGRGIWADPIGSITEGSDLRLQRDHETALFWDHAQTPYLSPSRKERADA, encoded by the coding sequence ATGACCGAAACGCTGGCTGATATGGCCGAGGCTCTGCGCGCGCACCCGGCGATCCGGTCCAAGCTGGGGATTGCTCAGGCCGCCGGGATGCTGGGGCTGACCGCCAGCGCGCCCGGCCGCCCGGGCGACGATGCGGCGATGATCGAAACGGTGGAGGGCTTTGACCTCTTCGCGGGGGAGGGCTTCATCCCCGCCTTCGTTCAGGCCGACCCGTGGTTCGCGGGCTGGTGCGGGGTCATGGTGAACCTGTCGGATATCGCCGCGATGGGCGGTCGGGCCACGGCGCTGATCGACCAGGTCTGGGCCCCGAATGCCGATCTTGCCGCGCCCTTGATGAAGGGGCTGCGTGATGCCGCCACGGCCTATGGCGTGCCTCTGGTAGGTGGCCATACCAACTTTGCGGCTGCCGAACTGAACCTCGCCGTGTCGGTGCTGGGCAAGGCCCGAGCACCTGTGACCAGCTTCGATGCCCTCCCCGGCGACGTGCTGCTGGCCGCCATCGACCACCGGGGCCGCTACGTGAACTTCGACAATTTCTGTGCCGCTCTCGACGCACCACACGACCGCCTGCGCGGTGATCTGGCGCTGTTGCCCTCGCTCGCCGAGGCAGGATTGCTGCGCGCTGGCAAAGACATCAGCCAGGGCGGCATCGCGGGGACTGCGCTCATGCTCTGCGAAAGCTCGGGTGTGGGTGCAGTGCTCGACCTCGACAGCATCCTGCCGCCCGCCGATGTGTCATTGCTGCGCTGGCTGCACAGCTTCCCCAGCTTCGGATTCCTGCTCTCTGTCGCGCCGGAGCACGCGGCCGAGGTCTGCCTTGCCTTCCGGGGGCGCGGCATCTGGGCCGACCCCATCGGCAGCATTACCGAAGGTTCCGACCTTCGCCTGCAACGCGACCATGAGACCGCATTGTTCTGGGACCATGCCCAGACACCATACTTGTCGCCGTCCCGAAAGGAGCGAGCCGATGCCTGA
- a CDS encoding MSMEG_0569 family flavin-dependent oxidoreductase gives MKNANIPHVAVAIVGGGQAGLSVACQLQKKGIESVVFERHEKFHSWRVNRWDSFCLVTPNWQCRLPGFHYDKEFGGTDPDGFMLREDITTYLDAFAATFEPNLYEHVTVTRIAHHPQGGYVVETTIGTWTCDQVVIATGGYDKPIEPAYAEALDPTIVQMHSVDYRNPAQLPEGDVLIVGTGQSGVQIMEDFVRAGRGVHLAVGPAPRSPRKYRGRDATDWLHDAGHYRVTIDTHPDPVKAMTQTNHYMSGRDGGKEIDLRKWHVDHGVELYGSLANMDGRRLEFLPDLAKNLDDADRSYVGIRDQIDSYIARTGIDAPEEPPFVKVWEPESERTELDIKEAGIASVLWAIGFRPDYSWIEVDVFDARGKPKFHRGVTDVHGFHFIGLGWLNTWGSGRFLGIEEDSAYLANQIAAQLKDTSKRAVA, from the coding sequence ATGAAAAACGCAAACATCCCGCATGTCGCTGTCGCGATTGTCGGCGGCGGTCAGGCCGGCCTTTCCGTGGCCTGTCAGCTGCAAAAGAAGGGCATCGAAAGCGTCGTCTTCGAACGCCACGAGAAATTCCATTCCTGGCGTGTGAACCGGTGGGACAGCTTCTGCCTTGTCACGCCGAACTGGCAATGCCGTCTGCCCGGATTCCACTACGACAAGGAATTCGGCGGTACCGACCCTGACGGTTTCATGCTGCGCGAGGATATCACCACGTATCTCGACGCATTCGCCGCGACCTTCGAGCCGAACCTCTACGAACATGTCACGGTGACCCGCATCGCGCATCATCCGCAGGGCGGGTACGTGGTCGAGACGACCATCGGCACATGGACCTGTGATCAGGTGGTGATCGCCACGGGCGGCTATGACAAGCCCATCGAGCCCGCCTATGCCGAGGCGCTGGACCCGACCATCGTGCAGATGCACTCGGTCGATTACCGCAACCCGGCGCAACTCCCGGAAGGCGACGTGCTGATCGTGGGCACCGGTCAATCCGGCGTGCAGATCATGGAGGATTTCGTAAGGGCAGGGCGGGGCGTACACCTTGCCGTCGGCCCCGCGCCGCGCAGCCCGCGCAAGTATCGCGGCCGCGACGCGACCGACTGGCTGCACGACGCCGGGCATTACAGGGTCACCATCGACACCCATCCCGACCCGGTGAAGGCGATGACGCAGACCAACCACTACATGTCCGGCCGCGACGGCGGGAAGGAGATTGACCTGCGCAAGTGGCATGTGGATCACGGGGTCGAGCTGTATGGCTCTCTGGCGAACATGGACGGGCGCAGGCTGGAATTCCTGCCCGACCTCGCCAAGAACCTCGACGACGCCGACCGCAGCTACGTCGGCATCCGCGACCAGATCGACAGCTACATCGCCCGGACCGGCATCGACGCGCCCGAAGAGCCCCCTTTCGTCAAGGTCTGGGAGCCGGAATCCGAGCGCACGGAACTGGACATCAAGGAGGCCGGTATCGCGTCGGTCCTCTGGGCCATAGGGTTCCGTCCGGACTATTCCTGGATCGAAGTCGATGTCTTCGACGCGCGGGGCAAACCGAAGTTCCACCGCGGTGTCACGGATGTGCACGGTTTCCACTTCATCGGCCTGGGCTGGCTGAACACCTGGGGCTCGGGCCGGTTCCTGGGGATCGAGGAGGACAGCGCCTATCTTGCCAACCAGATCGCCGCGCAACTGAAGGATACCAGCAAGCGGGCGGTCGCCTGA
- a CDS encoding MSMEG_0570 family nitrogen starvation response protein: MPEMHWTLRWPDGSEERCYSPSSVITELFTPGQSYPLPDFLLRARIAMERASNRVERKYGFACSSAMDQLDRIERRVADFEGQPDAQVTCLSIA; this comes from the coding sequence ATGCCTGAGATGCACTGGACCCTGCGCTGGCCCGATGGCAGCGAAGAGCGCTGCTATTCCCCGTCGAGCGTCATCACCGAATTGTTCACTCCGGGGCAAAGCTACCCGCTGCCGGACTTCTTGCTGCGAGCCCGGATCGCGATGGAGCGCGCCTCTAACCGGGTCGAACGCAAATACGGCTTCGCCTGCTCTTCCGCGATGGATCAGCTCGACCGGATCGAACGGCGGGTCGCCGATTTCGAAGGGCAGCCCGACGCGCAGGTCACCTGCCTGTCGATCGCATGA